One window from the genome of Saccharomyces mikatae IFO 1815 strain IFO1815 genome assembly, chromosome: 2 encodes:
- the SMKI02G2040 gene encoding histidine phosphatase family protein (similar to Saccharomyces cerevisiae PHO5 (YBR093C)) encodes MFNSILYSILIASLVNASTIPLGKMADIAKIGTQEDIFPFLGGAGPYFSFPGDYGISRDLPEGCEMKQLQMIGRHGERYPTTSKAKSISKTWYKLSNYTRQFNGTLSFLNDDYEFFIRDANDLEMETTLDNSVDVLNPYTGEMNAKKHAREFLAQYGYMVENQTMFAVFTSNSKRCHDTAQYFIDGLGDQFNISLQTVSEAMSAGANTLSACNSCPAWDYDVNGDILEKYDTTYLDDIAKRLNKENKGLNLTSTDANTLFAWCAYELNARGYSDVCDIFTKDELVRYSYGQDLETYYQESAGYDIIKSVGANLFNASLKLMKQSEIEDQKVWLSFTHDTDILNYLTAVGIIDDKNNLTAEYVPFMGNTFHRSWYVPQGARVYTEKFQCSNDTYVRYVINDAVVPIETCSTGPGFSCEINDFYDYAEKRVTRTDFLKVCNVSSVSNSTELTFYWDWNTTHYNASLLRQ; translated from the coding sequence ATGTTCAATTCGATTCTTTATTCGATTTTAATCGCGTCCTTGGTTAATGCAAGCACAATCCCTCTAGGTAAGATGGCCGACATTGCCAAGATTGGTACACAAGAAGATATCTTCCCATTCTTGGGTGGTGCCGGTCcatatttctctttcccTGGAGATTACGGTATTTCTCGTGATTTGCCTGAAGGTTGTGAGATGAAACAATTGCAGATGATTGGTAGACATGGTGAAAGATACCCCACTACTAGTAAGGCTAAGTCTATCTCTAAAACATGGTATAAGCTAAGTAACTATACCCGCCAATTCAACGGCACGCTCtcatttttgaatgatgACTACGAATTTTTCATTCGTGACGCTAACGATTTGGAAATGGAAACTACTCTTGACAACTCAGTCGATGTTTTGAACCCATACACTGGTGAGATGAATGCCAAGAAACATGCTCGTGAATTTTTGGCCCAGTACGGTTACATGGTTGAGAATCAAACCATGTTCGCTGTTTTTACGTCCAATTCTAAGAGATGCCATGACACTGCTCAATATTTCATTGACGGTTTAGGTGACCAATTCAACATCTCCTTGCAGACCGTTAGTGAAGCTATGTCCGCTGGTGCCAACACTTTGAGTGCTTGTAACTCATGTCCTGCTTGGGACTACGATGTTAACGGTGacattttggaaaagtatGATACCACATATTTGGACGACATTGCCAAGAGATTaaacaaggaaaacaaGGGTTTGAACTTGACCTCAACTGATGCTAACACTTTGTTTGCATGGTGTGCATACGAATTAAATGCCAGAGGTTACAGTGATGTCTGTGATATCTTTACCAAAGACGAATTGGTCCGTTACTCCTATGGCCAAGATTTGGAAACCTATTATCAAGAAAGTGCAGGCTATGACATTATTAAATCTGTCGGTGCCAACTTGTTCAACGCTTCTTTGAAGTTGATGAAACAAAGTGAAATAGAAGACCAAAAGGTTTGGTTGAGTTTCACCCATGATACCGATATTTTGAACTATTTAACTGCAGTGGGAATTATTGATGACAAGAACAATTTGACCGCTGAGTACGTTCCATTCATGGGCAACACTTTCCACAGATCCTGGTATGTTCCTCAAGGTGCCCGTGTTTACACTGAAAAGTTCCAATGTTCGAATGATACCTATGTCAGATACGTCATCAACGACGCTGTCGTTCCAATTGAAACCTGCTCCACTGGTCCAGGTTTCTCTTGTGAAATAAATGATTTCTACGACTATGCGGAAAAGAGAGTGACCCGTACTGATTTTTTAAAGGTTTGCAACGTCAGTAGCGTCAGCAACTCTACTGAATTAACATTCTACTGGGACTGGAACACCACCCATTATAATGCCAGTTTACTGAGACAATAG
- the PBY1 gene encoding putative tubulin tyrosine ligase (similar to Saccharomyces cerevisiae PBY1 (YBR094W); ancestral locus Anc_3.335) encodes MRVLITNDDGPLSDQFSPYIRPFIQYIKRNYPEWEITVCVPHVQKSWVGKAHLAGKNLTAQFVYSKVDSEDNTFWGPFIQPQIKSENSKLPYVLNAEIPKDAIEWVLIDGTPASCANIGLHLLSNKRFDIVLSGPNVGRNTSAAYITSSGTVGGAMESVITGNTKAIAVSWAYFNGLKSVSPLLMEKASKRSLDVINYLVNNWDPKTDLYSINVPLVESLNDNTKVYYAPIWENRWIPIFNGPHINLENNFAEIEDGNESSSISFNWAPRFGAHKDSIHYMDEYKDRTVLTDAEVIEAKMISVTPMKATFKGVYHLLGELKLAQQESNSPKTKNLVVVSIDPLEYIYKPLTRALKKYLPHVEIVSDLPEFDNEKHENKMKIFHYGDYEQLDMDKLMELPNNYFTNSYIYRKALIRKHFLSHTIQTYTAKHPESILKKSYLESFTIDLDYAEFLDDALDENWELRQELENESKDKWWIVKPSMSDKGQGIRVFKTIGDLQAIFDSFDDEDSEAEESEIDDDSADKNGEFMDNNKVNISQLRHFIIQEYLTNPLLLPSMDNRKFHIRCYVVCKGDLQVFVYDRMLALFAAKPFVPLDPYAYSVTDLKHLECHLTNTCLQSKNKDKNSSVLEFDSIEEIPDERKSDIKEQIHCITNDVFLAAVNVNRLNFQPLPNAFETYGVDFLIDSDYEVKLLEINAFPDFKQTGKDLKNLIDELFDDTVKYCVTPIFNENKDKVNGETDPNFVKVIDYTSNGW; translated from the coding sequence ATGCGAGTTTTAATAACTAACGATGATGGCCCCTTGAGCGATCAATTCTCGCCATACATCAGGCCTTTTATTCAGTatataaagagaaattatCCTGAATGGGAAATCACAGTTTGTGTGCCCCACGTTCAGAAATCATGGGTGGGTAAAGCTCACCTTGCTGGTAAAAATTTGACTGCTCAATTTGTATATTCGAAAGTTGACTCTGAGGATAATACTTTTTGGGGTCCATTTATCCAGCCGCAAATTAAGTCAGAAAACTCCAAATTACCTTACGTTCTTAATGCAGAAATTCCAAAAGATGCAATTGAGTGGGTTTTGATTGATGGAACTCCAGCATCGTGTGCAAACATCGGTCTACATCTATTGTCTAATAAACGTTTCGATATAGTACTATCAGGTCCAAATGTTGGTAGAAATACATCCGCTGCTTATATTACATCATCGGGTACTGTGGGAGGTGCAATGGAATCCGTTATTACTGGAAATACAAAGGCCATTGCTGTATCCTGGGCCTACTTTAATGGATTAAAAAGCGTCTCTCCGCTGCTAATGGAAAAGGCTTCCAAGAGATCTTTAGACGTTATCAATTATCTTGTAAACAACTGGGACCCAAAGACAGATTTATATAGTATTAATGTTCCTTTAGTGGAGAGTTTAAATGACAATACGAAGGTCTACTACGCACCAATTTGGGAAAATAGATGGATTCCAATATTCAACGGGCCCCACATTAACTTAGAGAACAATTTTGCTGAGATTGAAGATGGTAACGAATCATCATCGATTTCTTTTAACTGGGCTCCAAGATTTGGTGCTCATAAGGATTCTATTCATTATATGGACGAATACAAGGACAGGACTGTTTTAACGGATGCCGAAGTTATCGAAGCCAAGATGATCAGTGTCACGCCAATGAAAGCCACATTTAAGGGTGTCTATCATTTACTTGGAGAATTGAAATTGGCTCAGCAAGAAAGTAATTCACCAAAGACAAAGAACCTTGTAGTGGTAAGTATAGACCCATTGGAGTATATATACAAACCTCTAACTCGTGCACTAAAAAAGTATTTGCCACACGTGGAAATCGTATCAGATTTACCGGAATTTGACAACGAAAAAcatgaaaacaaaatgaagatttttcattatggTGACTATGAACAATTAGATATGGACAAACTCATGGAACTGCCAAATAATTATTTCACCAATTCTTATATATACAGAAAGGCATTAATTAGaaagcattttctttcgCATACCATACAGACTTATACTGCGAAGCATCCAGAGTccattttgaagaaatcataTTTAGAATCATTTACTATTGATTTAGACTATGCTGAATTTTTAGATGATGCATTAGATGAAAACTGGGAATTACGCCAAGAACTGGAAAATGAAAGTAAAGACAAATGGTGGATCGTGAAACCAAGTATGAGTGATAAGGGTCAAGGTATTAGAGTATTCAAAACAATTGGGGACTTGCAGGCAATTTTTGATtcatttgatgatgaagacaGCGAAGCTGAAGAGAGTGAAATTGACGACGATTCTGCTGATAAAAATGGAGAATTTATGGATAATAACAAAGTTAACATTTCCCAATTACGCCACTTTATTATACAAGAATATTTAACTAATCCGTTATTACTCCCATCCATGGATAACAGAAAGTTCCACATAAGATGTTACGTTGTCTGTAAAGGAGATTTGCaagtttttgtttatgATAGAATGCTAGCGCTATTCGCTGCTAAGCCATTTGTGCCACTAGATCCATATGCGTATTCTGTAACAGATTTAAAACATTTGGAGTGTCATTTGACCAATACATGTCTACAAAGCAAAAATAAGGATAAAAACTCCTCTGTTTTGGAGTTTGATTCGATAGAAGAAATTCCAGATGAAAGAAAGTCAGATATAAAGGAACAGATCCATTGCATAACGAATGACGTTTTCTTAGCGGCTGTCAACGTAAATAGATTAAACTTTCAGCCATTACCGAACGCATTTGAAACTTATGGTGTAGACTTTTTGATTGATTCAGATTATGAAGTCAAGCTACTGGAGATTAATGCTTTCCCAGATTTTAAACAAACtggaaaagatttaaaGAACCTCATCGATGAATTGTTTGATGATACCGTCAAATACTGTGTTACTCCTATatttaatgaaaataaggaCAAGGTCAATGGTGAAACAGATCCGAACTTTGTAAAGGTCATTGATTATACTTCGAACGGTTGGTga
- the RXT2 gene encoding Rxt2p (similar to Saccharomyces cerevisiae RXT2 (YBR095C); ancestral locus Anc_3.336) — protein sequence MIVRDTMINEVELENKSVLANESNIISTFTRRIIKEKSGNYQVLKRSIDGKLVYPDATGISSNRGNKLLQKSEAVTRRDLNSSKPIIEQTIFYNGSEHRLLQTNTVADSKSNRRYKRIKFTPDINVEPVLIGNDKHIDGSDEEDDYITDDYFNEEEDGNLSKIVNVKEILTPILSLGDVINHKPISRTFSSPILKNLALQIILMIEREQMSVVRYSQFLEVFLGDHPEPIFESNLNLPPYNHNLTLPEDRGVNDEVDSGYKYDINENNLNGSMKTEGNCTNKKTEEIGEEDPFFALPRLEQSNALLSLLPSTSGSSCVSTLTATEKQQLNEEIESARQLSQIALQRNKEFIRNLKKIRKSVIKANRIRSRILSWSREFLGISDDDITIPVALRVVKRGLISATTNKTTNFEEEIENTMEDGVADDNEPDEEANRA from the coding sequence ATGATCGTTAGAGACACTATGATTAACGAGGTggaattggaaaataaGAGTGTGTTAGCCAATGAATCGAATATAATTAGCACATTCACAAGAAGGATAATAAAGGAGAAAAGCGGTAACTATCAGGTACTGAAGAGATCCATTGATGGAAAACTGGTGTACCCCGACGCCACTGGTATATCTTCTAATAGAGGTAACAAACTTCTTCAGAAGAGTGAGGCTGTGACAAGAAGAGACTTGAATAGTTCTAAACCGATTATTGAGCAAACTATCTTCTACAACGGTTCGGAGCATCGCCTGTTGCAAACAAACACTGTGGCTGACAGTAAAAGTAACAGAAGGTACAAGAGAATAAAATTCACACCCGATATCAACGTTGAGCCTGTGTTGATTGGTAATGATAAGCACATCGACGGAAGTGACGAGGAAGATGATTATATTACAGATGATTACTTtaacgaagaagaagatggaaatttatcaaaaatagTGAATGTAAAAGAGATTCTGACACCAATTCTTTCACTAGGAGATGTAATTAATCATAAGCCAATCTCGAGGACTTTTTCAAGCCCAATCTTAAAGAATTTGGCATTGCAAATAATTTTAATGATTGAAAGGGAACAAATGTCAGTTGTTAGATATTCCCAGTTTTTGGAAGTATTTTTAGGAGATCATCCTGaaccaatttttgaatctaaCTTGAACCTACCGCCTTATAATCACAATCTAACTTTGCCAGAGGATAGAGGAGTAAATGACGAAGTCGACAGTGGTTACAAATATGATATCAACGAAAATAATTTGAATGGTTCCATGAAAACGGAAGGTAATTGCACCAATAAGAAAACGGAAGAAATTGGAGAGGAAGATCCCTTCTTTGCGCTTCCAAGATTGGAACAATCCAATGCGCTGCTATCATTACTGCCATCCACATCCGGTTCTTCTTGTGTTTCAACATTGACAGCGACTGAAAAACAACAATTGAATGAGGAAATTGAATCTGCTCGACAGTTGTCGCAGATTGCGctacaaagaaataaagagTTTATAAGaaacttaaaaaaaatcagaaaatcGGTAATAAAAGCTAATAGAATTAGAAGTAGAATATTAAGTTGGAGTCGGGAATTCTTGGGCAtatctgatgatgatattaCTATTCCGGTTGCTCTACGTGTTGTAAAAAGAGGTCTGATCAGCGCTACAACAAACAAGacaacaaattttgaagaagagataGAAAATACCATGGAAGACGGTGTTGctgatgataatgaacCCGATGAAGAAGCTAACAGAGCCtga
- the SMKI02G2070 gene encoding uncharacterized protein (similar to Saccharomyces cerevisiae YBR096W; ancestral locus Anc_3.337) — protein sequence MDYCTIFKWLFAAYLLSSYKSLPGAYFFRFYYYVTETLFLPMLTGLETENIKKLEENEYGCFSYTKLDTYASPFECDFYFHKNNSTYFAELDISRGALMSKIFQKLMLNSKHYPYLPVANVFTNFLKEIKPFQKYSVSSRIICWDEKWIYVMSRFTIKNGTVLCSLSLTKYVLKNGRKTIKPKDAFEYCGIYNEKVAKISQDNLKILTEQCGFHETAPLENLSQDYCSEI from the coding sequence atggatTATTGCACTATTTTCAAGTGGCTCTTTGCTGCATACCTGCTTTCTTCATATAAGTCACTCCCTGGggcatattttttcaggttttattattatgttACTGAAACCTTATTCTTGCCCATGTTAACAGGAttagaaacagaaaatattAAGAAGCTCGAGGAAAACGAATACGGGTGCTTTTCATACACCAAGCTGGATACATATGCTTCTCCGTTCGAATGTGATTTTTACTTCCATAAGAACAATAGCACCTACTTCGCGGAATTAGATATTTCAAGAGGTGCCTTGATGtccaaaattttccaaaaacttATGCTAAATTCTAAGCATTATCCATACCTTCCAGTTGCTAACGTTTTCACTAACTTCTTGAAGGAGATTAaaccttttcaaaaatactCGGTTTCATCAAGAATTATTTGCTGGGATGAAAAATGGATTTATGTTATGAGTAGGTTTACAATCAAAAATGGCACCGTCTTATGCTCATTATCGTTGACCAAATACGTTCTGAAGAACGGTAGAAAGACTATCAAACCAAAGGATGCGTTTGAATACTGTGGTATATACAATGAGAAGGTTGCCAAAATTTCTCAGGACAATCTAAAAATTTTAACGGAACAATGTGGTTTTCACGAAACAGCCCCATTAGAGAACTTGAGTCAGGACTACTGCTCCGAAATCTAG